TAGTTGGTTGTTTAATGTTGCTGTATCGACGGCACTGGTTACGACAAATTCCTTGAAAAAAGGTGCCGTGAAAAGCGGTTTGAATTTGCCCGATTGGAGCAGTTGATCATGGAGGTAATGGGCCTTGTTGAGACAAAGTGTTGCTACTTCTTTTAATCCCTGTTTACCCAACATCGTCATGTAAATGCTGGCGGCCAAGGCATTTAACGCCTGATTTGAACAAATATTGGAGGTTGCCTTATCTCTGCGGATATGTTGTTCGCGCGTCTGCAACGTCAATACAAAAGCCCGCTTGCCCTGATGATCGGTTGTTTCGCCAACGATCCGGCCCGGCAACTTTCGCATCAATTTTTTTGACGTTGCCATAAAACCAAGACCCGGTCCCCCAAAACTGATCGGGTTCCCGAGGCATTGACCATCGCCGACAACGATATCGGCATTTAATTCCCCCGGTGATTTTAATAACGCCAGGGAGATCGGATCGACACTGGCAATGAGCAACGCTTTTTGTTTGTGTGCCAGTTCTGCCGCCATTCCGACATCTTCGATAATCCCAAAAAAATTAGGATTCTGAACGATAACGGCTGCCGTTTGATCGGAACACTCAGCCGCCAGGCTGGACATGTCAAGGCTACCATTCGTATAACCGATTTCCTTCACGGTTATCCCTTTGAACTTTGCATAAGTTTTTATGACCTCCCGGCTCTCCGGATTAACAGTGTTAGCAACCAGCACTTCGTTTCTTTTGGTCTGCTGGCAAGCCATCGAGACTGCTTCAGCCAAAGCGGTGGCCCCGTCGTACATCGAAGCATTGGCTATATCCATACCGGTTAGTTCGCAAATCATTGACTGAAATTCAAACACGGCTTGAAGGGTCCCTTGGCTGATCTCCGGCTGGTATGGCGTATAGGCGGTGTAAAATTCCTGTCTGGCAATCAGGTTTCCAACCGCACTGGGAATAAAATGATCATAAGCTCCAGCACCAAGAAAGCACGTGTAATCATCCAGGTTGGCATTTTTCCCCGCCAACTCACGCATATAAGTGGTTAGTTCCATTTCCGACAACGCCGGCGGCAGATCAAGGTCCCGACTTAAACGGACGGGTTCTGGAATATCGGCAAAAAGATCCGCGATCGAATCCATTCCCAACGCCGCAAGCATGTTTTTTTGTTGCTCTTCTGTATTCAAGATATAAGATGCCATCTGTTTTCTCCCTTTATAGTGTGGACTTTAACTTATCCAGTTGCGCCATAATGTCATCATCATTAAAACAATATTTCAGTTCGGTAAAATTGCTCCGCAGTTGTTTAACATCGTCGATAACGTCTTTATTTCTTAAGATCACATCAGCCATCAATGCTGCAGTCTGTTCAAATTCCTTTGTCCCAAAACCAAAGCGGGTCATTTCCGCAACCCCGATACGAATCGCGCCCGAAGCGGTAAAACCTTCTTCTTCCGGAGTTGCCTGATAGTTGATGATGATGTTATTACGTTCAAGTCGATTAGCGACATCCGGTCCGATACCATAACCAACCCGAACCACTACCTGATGCGTTTCAGTATAGGAAATAGCCGGATCACCAACGACATCGAGTCCTGCATCAGCTAAACATTTGGCAAAATATTTGGCATTGTTGATAACATTTTTTTGGTATTCATCTTTAAAATAGTTCATTTCATAGGTTGCCATTAACAACCCCAACATCGTTCCTAAATGATGGTTGCTGACACTTCCTGGGAAAGCTCTGGTTTCAATGGTTTCCCAAAGGCCATATTTATAATCTTCGGGATCATAATTTCCGGCAATAATCCCACGCTGAGTCCCAAAAAAAGTTTTGTGCGTCGAACCCGTCACCAGTTCTGCTCCTTCTTCAAAAGGATTCTGGAAGTGATCGCCGACCAACCCCAATACATGGGCCATATCATACATAATCACTGAATTCAATTTCTGCTCGTCAACAA
This is a stretch of genomic DNA from Acetobacterium woodii DSM 1030. It encodes these proteins:
- the gcvPA gene encoding aminomethyl-transferring glycine dehydrogenase subunit GcvPA, whose protein sequence is MASYILNTEEQQKNMLAALGMDSIADLFADIPEPVRLSRDLDLPPALSEMELTTYMRELAGKNANLDDYTCFLGAGAYDHFIPSAVGNLIARQEFYTAYTPYQPEISQGTLQAVFEFQSMICELTGMDIANASMYDGATALAEAVSMACQQTKRNEVLVANTVNPESREVIKTYAKFKGITVKEIGYTNGSLDMSSLAAECSDQTAAVIVQNPNFFGIIEDVGMAAELAHKQKALLIASVDPISLALLKSPGELNADIVVGDGQCLGNPISFGGPGLGFMATSKKLMRKLPGRIVGETTDHQGKRAFVLTLQTREQHIRRDKATSNICSNQALNALAASIYMTMLGKQGLKEVATLCLNKAHYLHDQLLQSGKFKPLFTAPFFKEFVVTSAVDTATLNNQLLAERIIGGYAIEQLYPELPNGWLLAVTEKRSRAEIDNLVKKAVSNCD